In the genome of Aspergillus luchuensis IFO 4308 DNA, chromosome 2, nearly complete sequence, one region contains:
- a CDS encoding flavin-dependent quinone reductase (COG:S;~EggNog:ENOG410PQ9R;~InterPro:IPR005025,IPR029039;~PFAM:PF03358;~go_function: GO:0016491 - oxidoreductase activity [Evidence IEA]) — translation MPPSIGLIICSQRTPRAGPQIGTFIHNAIRESYPAEKTTITTIDLAEWNLPLYNESGMPSRFSSADEYEHEHTKAWSREISRHEAFIFVTPQYNWGYPASVKNAIDYLFHEWKGKPALVVSYGGHGGGKAAEQLRQVLQGVRMRPLERMIGLKFPEMKEVERAARGEDLGLDGEGGYWVGEREGIQAAFGELIAALEGEKE, via the coding sequence ATGCCCCCCTCCATCGGCCTCATAATCTGCAGCCAGCGCACTCCTCGCGCAGGCCCCCAGATCGGCACATTCATCCACAACGCCATCCGTGAATCCTACCCCGCTGAAAAAACCACCATTACGACCATCGACCTGGCAGAATGGAATCTTCCACTCTACAATGAGTCAGGGATGCCATCGCGCTTCAGCTCAGCAGATGAGTACGAGCACGAGCACACCAAGGCCTGGTCACGGGAGATATCGCGCCACGAGGCGTTTATTTTCGTCACACCGCAGTATAACTGGGGGTATCCGGCGAGTGTGAAGAATGCGATTGATTACTTGTTTCATgagtggaaggggaagccggcgttggtggtgagtTATGGGGGGcatgggggtgggaaggcGGCGGAGCAGCTGAGGCAGGTGTTGCAgggggtgaggatgaggccgTTGGAGAGGATGATCGGGTTGAAGTTtccggagatgaaggaggttgaGAGGGCGGCTAGAGGGGAGGATTTGGGAttggatggggaaggggggtattgggttggggagagggaggggattcAGGCTGCTTTTGGGGAGTTGATTGCTGCgctggagggggagaaggaataG
- a CDS encoding uncharacterized protein (COG:S;~EggNog:ENOG410PIV4;~InterPro:IPR002937,IPR036188;~PFAM:PF01593,PF13450;~SECRETED:SignalP(1-20);~go_function: GO:0016491 - oxidoreductase activity [Evidence IEA];~go_process: GO:0055114 - oxidation-reduction process [Evidence IEA]), protein MVHLFIPLCSLVALLPAAAPLETITCDICILGGGSSGTYSAIQLKDAGKHVVVIEPNNRLGGHAETLYLPDGNYVDYGVEGVFNNELSRNYFRRLGVDWKPLLPLNKRTDFVDFSTGERVDPPAGILQALVSTFLYRSSIKHWTFLTRGVYDLPDPVPEDLLRPFRGFVEEHSLEAALHVVFLFSQNVGNLLDMPTLYAIQNFGVPHVDALVHGYITPKNGMYELYRQATETLGSDVLFQTNVVATNRSDSGVEVIVQHANGTRKLIKARNLLITFPPLMQKLQGFDLDKAETNLFRKWFWRTYYVAVVNNTGIPDKLWVTNTDPTNGLGALPRMPFDFLIQYMGAPGHSTSKLVGDMNFTAEDARDLIAADFARMKAKGTFPIEDPQIVVFGDSSPETLMVSPEEIRNGFYRKLYALQGRRSTYYTGLTFCSDFSSLIWAYTETVLESMNWDV, encoded by the coding sequence ATGGTCCACCTCTTTATTCCACTCTGCTCACTCGTAGCCCTACTACCAGCGGCTGCTCCCCTCGAAACCATAACCTGCGACATCTGCATCCTCGGAGGCGGAAGCTCAGGAACATACAGCGCCATCCAACTAAAAGATGCCGGGAAGCACGTGGTAGTAATAGAGCCCAACAACCGGCTTGGAGGACACGCAGAGACACTATACTTACCAGATGGCAATTACGTCGACTACGGCGTCGAAGGTGTCTTCAACAACGAGCTCTCACGCAACTATTTCCGCCGACTAGGGGTAGACTGGAAGCCACTACTCCCACTGAACAAACGAACCGACTTCGTTGACTTCTCAACTGGCGAACGTGTCGACCCGCCAGCAGGAATCTTACAAGCCCTGGTATCGACATTCCTTTACCGCTCATCCATAAAGCACTGGACGTTCCTCACAAGAGGGGTATACGACCTTCCCGACCCCGTACCAGAAGACCTCCTCCGTCCGTTTCGCGGATTTGTCGAGGAACATTCCCTCGAAGCTGCCCTGCATGTGgtgttccttttctcccaGAATGTAGGAAACCTTCTCGACATGCCCACTCTCTATGCGATCCAAAACTTCGGAGTCCCCCACGTTGACGCTCTCGTCCATGGATACATCACACCGAAAAACGGCATGTATGAACTGTACAGACAAGCAACGGAAACGCTCGGTTCTGACGTGCTGTTCCAGACAAACGTGGTTGCAACAAACCGGTCCGATTCCGGGGTGGAAGTAATAGTTCAACATGCGAACGGGACTCGAAAACTCATCAAAGCCAGAAACCTGCTCATAACCTTCCCTCCGCTCATGCAAAAACTTCAAGGCTTCGATTTGGATAAAGCAGAAACAAACCTGTTCCGAAAATGGTTCTGGAGAACATACTACGTCGCCGTGGTCAATAATACCGGTATCCCAGACAAGTTATGGGTCACTAATACCGATCCCACCAACGGACTGGGTGCTTTACCTCGCATGCCATTCGACTTTCTAATACAGTATATGGGAGCGCCGGGACATTCAACGAGCAAGTTAGTCGGCGATATGAACTTCACCGCGGAAGACGCGAGAGACCTTATCGCGGCGGATTTTGCGCGGATGAAAGCCAAGGGGACGTTTCCGATCGAGGATCCTCAGATTGTGGTGTTTGGGGATAGTTCGCCGGAGACGTTGATGGTGTCACCGGAGGAGATCCGTAATGGATTTTATCGCAAGTTGTACGCGTTGCAGGGGCGGAGGAGTACGTATTATACGGGATTGACGTTTTGTTCGGATTTTTCGTCGTTGATATGGGCGTATACTGAAACGGTTTTGGAGAGTATGAATTGGGATGTGTAG
- a CDS encoding YukJ family protein (COG:S;~EggNog:ENOG410Q2BE;~InterPro:IPR019268;~PFAM:PF10042) produces MTIPHYGVWIAQPTRYTAQTEEEDPKSPHIYLYFKDSSSSSSSSKDYEAAINVKSTGKDSRLVYWFDRNFTHPITEQLSTLDEGFHLLKSYSHRSRRHQESSSKLRGLDFLRTKGLVNIEAGAVLSEADTGPHNAVLEALEPILNDAIGKKATVYIFGSSYGSGIHDVHMNQGSAPSYENGIYEDGALLFSFEDGHWEAVFLAFASQEIPTDDKGEAEEGSKSLASILGQ; encoded by the coding sequence ATGACCATCCCCCACTACGGCGTCTGGATCGCCCAACCCACGCGCTACACCGCCCaaaccgaagaagaagatcccaaGTCGCCTCACATCTACCTCTACTTCAAagactcctcttcctcttcctcctcaagcAAAGACTACGAAGCAGCCATCAACGTCAAATCCACCGGCAAGGACTCCCGTCTAGTCTACTGGTTCGACCGAAACTTCACACACCCAATCACGGAGCAGCTATCCACTCTCGACGAGGGCTTCCATCTGCTAAAATCCTATTCCCACCGCAGTCGTCGACACCAGgaatcctcctccaagctGCGGGGTCTGGACTTCCTGCGCACCAAGGGCCTGGTGAATATCGAGGCCGGCGCTGTTCTGTCTGAGGCTGATACGGGACCGCATAATGCTGTGCTTGAGGCCTTGGAACCTATTTTGAATGATGCGATTGGGAAGAAGGCGACGGTGTATATCTTTGGGTCGTCGTATGGGTCCGGGATTCATGATGTGCATATGAATCAGGGGAGTGCGCCGTCGTATGAGAATGGGATTTATGAGGATGGGGCACTGTTGTTTAGTTTTGAGGATGGGCATTGGGAGGCGGTGTTTTTGGCGTTTGCGTCGCAGGAGATTCCGACGGATGATAAGggcgaggcggaggaggggagtaAGTCGTTGGCTAGTATTTTGGGGCAGTAG
- a CDS encoding aldehyde dehydrogenase family protein (COG:C;~EggNog:ENOG410PFYI;~InterPro:IPR015590,IPR044086,IPR029510,IPR016161, IPR016162,IPR016163;~PFAM:PF00171;~go_function: GO:0016491 - oxidoreductase activity [Evidence IEA];~go_function: GO:0016620 - oxidoreductase activity, acting on the aldehyde or oxo group of donors, NAD or NADP as acceptor [Evidence IEA];~go_process: GO:0055114 - oxidation-reduction process [Evidence IEA]): protein MGSLDKIDFTTFYNTINNELTTTAATRHSLNPATRKPNPPVPVSTASDLNRAVDSARNAFKTWSKLSPSERRSKVVALGEAIDLHAEELTALLVQEQGKPHGQAAIEVSMSGTWCKQIPQLELSDEVLQDTDDQRVIQRFTPMGVVAGIVPWNFPLLLAVGKIAPAVYTGNCIIIKPSPFTPYCALKIGELAAKIFPPGVVQVLSDDGNIGPLMTAHPGINKISFTGSTETGKRIMRHCADTLKSVTLELGGNDPAIVCEDVDIEQVVPQIATLSFLVSAQVCMMIKRLYVHEKIYDKFLEAFVNFTKNLKVGNGTEPDVFFGPVQNEMQYGKLKDLFSSIQTENLKPALGGSITESEGYFVTPTIIDNPPDNSRVVQEEPFGPILPLMKWSDEDEVIARANDTDTGLGASVWSKDVDRAQRIGTQLESGSVWINSHFQVAPNIPFGGMKASGNGREWGLEGLKSYTQSQMLWVKKA from the exons ATGGGTTCCTTGGATAAGATCGATTTCACT ACCTTCTACAACACTATCAACAATGAACTCACAaccacagcagcaacccGCCACAGCCTCAATCCGGCCACGCGCAAGCCCAATCCACCCGTCCCCGTCTCCACTGCGTCAGACTTGAACCGTGCTGTAGATAGCGCCCGGAACGCTTTCAAAACTTGGTCCAAACTGAGCCCCTCCGAGCGCCGTAGCAAGGTTGTCGCCCTAGGTGAGGCCATTGATCTACACGCTGAGGAGCTCACGGCTCTCCTGGTTCAAGAACAGGGCAAGCCGCACGGCCAAGCAGCCATCGAAGTTAGCATGTCCGGAACATGGTGCAAACAAATTCCGCAACTCGAACTCAGCGATGAAGTGCTCCAAGATACTGATGACCAGCGCGTCATTCAACGCTTTACACCCATGGGTGTGGTTGCAGGCATCGTGCCGTGGAACTTTCCCCTGCTGCTAGCGGTAGGGAAAATTGCCCCGGCCGTTTATACAGGCAACTGTATCATTATTAAACCATCACCCTTTACACCGTACTGCGCGTTGAAGATTGGGGAGTTGGCGGCGAAAATCTTCCCGCCCGGTGTGGTACAGGTATtgagtgatgatgggaaCATTGGGCCATTGATGACGGCGCATCCGGGAATCAACAAGATCAGCTTCACGGGATCAACGGAGACTGGAAAGAGGATTATGCGCCATTGTGCGGATACCTTGAAATCCGTTACCTTGGAGTTGGGAGGAAATGATCCTGCTATTGTTTGTGAGGATGTGGACATTGAGCAGGTCGTTCCGCAG ATTGCCACATTGAGTTTCCTCGTTTCGGCACAGGTCTGCATGATGATCAAGCGTCTCTACGTCCACGAAAAGATCTACGACAAATTCCTTGAGGCCTTTGTCAACTTCACTAAGAACCTCAAGGTCGGAAATGGCACTGAACCCGACGTATTCTTTGGCCCTGTACAGAATGAAATGCAATACGGGAAGCTCAAGgatctcttctcttctattCAAACAGAGAACCTCAAACCAGCCCTTGGAGGATCTATCACTGAATCCGAGGGCTACTTTGTTACCCCTACTATTATCGACAACCCTCCCGACAACTCCAGAGTGGTGCAAGAGGAGCCTTTTGGTCCTATTCTCCCGTTGATGAAATGgtccgacgaagacgaggttATTGCTCGCGCCAATGACACCGATACGGGCCTGGGTGCCTCGGTGTGGAGCAAGGATGTGGATCGCGCGCAACGTATCGGTACTCAGTTGGAGTCCGGGTCGGTGTGGATCAATTCCCACTTCCAGGTTGCACCGAATATTCCATTTGGTGGTATGAAGGCGAGTGGAAACGGTCGCGAATGGGGTCTGGAGGGGCTGAAGAGTTATACCCAGTCTCAAATGTTGTGGGTGAAGAAGGCTTAA
- a CDS encoding NAD(P)-dependent alcohol dehydrogenase (COG:Q;~EggNog:ENOG410PHRP;~InterPro:IPR013154,IPR013149,IPR002328,IPR036291, IPR011032,IPR020843;~PFAM:PF00107,PF08240,PF16912;~go_function: GO:0008270 - zinc ion binding [Evidence IEA];~go_function: GO:0016491 - oxidoreductase activity [Evidence IEA];~go_process: GO:0055114 - oxidation-reduction process [Evidence IEA]), whose amino-acid sequence MAATATALVMREVNSPLSLEDIHLNDLRSDEVLVEIHATGICHTDLSCMNGHLPASAPCVFGHEGAGVVVKTGSSITHLHADDKVLLSYAFCGDCVQCTSEHPAYCKQWVPSNFGQQRSDGSFTLSFPNGDPLRGNFFGQSSFASLAIVHASCVVKVDPECPLDRFAPLGCGFQTGAGAVMNTLDVQPGTSLAVFGAGSVGMSAIMAGRIRGAKTIIAVDLNQDRLDLAKKLGATHTISGADEDIVKQIQAICPPLGVQYAVDCTGVPAVVENAIQALGTRGKLATVGASTPGKTVKVDLFSQLVFGRQYVGCCEGDGQPEKFLPYLIEQNIKGNYPIEELIKNYPVEKYDEAISDMKTGKTLKAVLLWK is encoded by the exons ATGGCTGCGACCGCCACAGCACTGGTGATGAGAGAGGTTAATAGTCCTCTCAGCTTAGAGGACATACACCTGAATGATCTGAGATCTGACGAAGTGCTTGTCGAGATCCATGCGACAGGCATCTGCCATACCGATCTCTCTTGTATGAACGGACATCTACCTGCATCTGCTCCATGTGTATTTGGACACGAAG GGGCTGGCGTTGTCGTGAAAAccggcagcagcatcacACATCTCCATGCTGATGACAAGGTGTTATTGAGCTATGCTTTCTGCGGTGATTGTGTGCAATGCACCAGCGAACATCCAGCATATTGCAAACAATGGGTACCGAGCAACTTCGGTCAACAAAGGTCAGACGGGAGCTTtaccctctccttcccgaACGGAGACCCCTTGCGTGGAAATTTCTTCGGTCAGAGTTCCTTTGCTAGTTTGGCCATTGTGCATGCATCATGTGTTGTGAAAGTGGATCCTGAGTGTCCACTGGATAGATTCGCGCCGCTAGGCTGTGGCTTCCAGACTGGGGCAGGTGCAGTTATGAACACACTTGATGTGCAACCCGGAACCAGTTTAGCGGTCTTCGGTGCCGGTTCCGTAGGTATGAGTGCTATCATGGCGGGGAGAATACGTGGTGCAAAAACTATTATCGCCGTTGATCTGAATCAGGATCGACTAGACCTAGCGAAAAAGCTTGGGGCAACACATACAATCAGCGGAGCTGATGAGGACATTGTCAAGCAAATCCAGGCGATCTGTCCACCGCTTGGAGTGCAGTATGCCGTTGACTGTACCGGTGTCCCGGCAGTTGTTGAGAATGCTATCCAGGCGCTCGGAACTCGGGGAAAACTGGCAACTGTTGGTGCTTCAACACCCGGGAAAACAGTCAAGGTCGATCTATTCTCACAACTGGTTTTTGGTCGCCAGTACGTAGGATGCTGTGAGGGAGACGGACAGCCCGAGAAG TTCCTGCCATACCTCATTGAGCAGAATATCAAAGGTAATTATCCCATCGAGGAACTCATCAAGAACTACCCGGTCGAGAAATACGATGAAGCAATCAGCGACATGAAGACTGGAAAGACCTTGAAGGCAGTGCTACTGTGGAAGTAG